The following proteins come from a genomic window of Nitrosopumilaceae archaeon AB1(1):
- a CDS encoding phenylalanine--tRNA ligase subunit alpha codes for MELTLHWIEKKILDALQELRKTRAESSQSDDTLGNDSTSNICSMNTLQVKTKLSEDQIRRGIEWLKMKDLVKIEKISSIIIQLDKNGIDAITHGLPERKLYDILSKGVTTIPKLQKELNQDCNPSIGQAKRNGWIDMSEGTVSLVEEKFAIPEEDILKQIGNDSITPEEIQDKETYNSLKKRPGYIIEKTRDVIAIDITEQGLQINVKNIDENSIDVEAGKTTIYAAKTHILKDTINEIREIFTLLGFSEVIGDLKQSSFWNFDALFTPQDHPAREMQDTFYVDSVPKLNADDNIIKRVSKEHEEKWNYSWKMQQAQRMVLRTHTTCITIRHSAETGITNGRVFSHGRVFRNEKASDKHLAEFNQVEGVIVGNDCSLRELMGIQREFYRRIGITKIKFWPTFFPYTEPSLQSMVYNDKLGKWIELFGMGIIRPEVTKPLGINSTVLAWGGGIERIAMLKHGINDVREFYNNDSDWIRGATKCPL; via the coding sequence TTGGAACTTACATTACATTGGATAGAGAAAAAGATACTAGACGCACTTCAAGAACTAAGGAAAACTAGGGCAGAGTCCTCGCAGAGTGATGATACGCTAGGTAATGATTCAACATCGAATATTTGTAGCATGAATACACTACAGGTGAAAACAAAACTTTCTGAAGATCAAATTAGAAGAGGCATAGAATGGTTAAAGATGAAAGATCTTGTAAAGATAGAAAAAATTTCATCAATAATTATTCAACTAGATAAAAATGGAATAGACGCGATAACACATGGATTACCTGAGAGAAAATTATATGATATTTTATCCAAAGGAGTCACAACCATACCAAAATTACAAAAAGAGTTGAATCAGGATTGCAATCCAAGTATTGGTCAGGCCAAACGTAATGGTTGGATAGACATGAGCGAGGGAACCGTCTCACTAGTAGAAGAAAAATTCGCAATCCCAGAAGAAGATATACTAAAACAGATTGGGAATGATTCCATCACACCAGAAGAAATACAAGATAAAGAGACGTATAATTCTCTAAAAAAACGACCAGGCTACATAATTGAAAAGACTCGTGATGTAATTGCAATTGATATAACTGAACAAGGATTACAAATCAACGTAAAGAATATTGATGAGAACAGTATTGATGTTGAGGCAGGTAAGACTACAATTTATGCTGCAAAGACACACATACTCAAAGATACGATTAATGAGATAAGAGAAATTTTCACATTATTAGGATTCTCTGAAGTGATTGGAGATTTAAAACAATCAAGTTTCTGGAATTTTGACGCGTTGTTCACTCCGCAGGATCATCCTGCAAGAGAGATGCAAGATACATTCTATGTAGATTCCGTTCCGAAATTGAATGCAGATGATAATATAATTAAAAGAGTGTCAAAAGAGCATGAAGAAAAATGGAATTATTCATGGAAGATGCAGCAGGCACAAAGGATGGTATTACGTACGCATACAACATGTATCACAATAAGACATTCAGCTGAAACAGGTATTACTAATGGACGGGTATTTTCACATGGACGTGTATTTAGAAATGAAAAAGCCAGTGATAAGCATTTGGCAGAATTTAATCAGGTTGAAGGTGTTATAGTAGGAAATGACTGCTCGTTACGTGAATTGATGGGAATACAACGGGAATTTTATCGTAGAATTGGAATTACAAAAATTAAATTTTGGCCTACTTTCTTTCCATATACAGAACCATCACTACAAAGTATGGTGTATAATGACAAACTTGGTAAATGGATAGAGTTATTCGGAATGGGAATAATACGACCAGAGGTAACAAAACCATTGGGGATTAATAGTACAGTTTTAGCATGGGGTGGAGGTATAGAGAGAATCGCTATGTTAAAACACGGCATAAATGATGTACGCGAATT
- the hemL gene encoding glutamate-1-semialdehyde 2,1-aminomutase has translation MSKSRKLFEKAKQVIPSGVNSPVRYFEPYPFFVKRAHRGNLWDVDGNKYVDFCNSYGALLLGHGRTEIMSAVGRQLKNGTMFGAPTDMETNLATLIKQRFPSMEKIRLVNTGGEATMTAIRLARGYTQKSKIIKFEGCYHGAHDSVLVKSGSGHANIGIPVSLGVPNDTAKNTLVVPYNDVEQLEKIIKKNDDIACVIIEPILANMGLILPEKNFLNMVRKITRDNGIILIFDEIITGFRVSFGGAQQLFNIKPDLTTLGKALGNGFAISAVGGKRAIMDMLAPSGKVYEASTFAGNPVSVSAAIASIGIMNKMGNRLYTELNKKCSILSHTLDDLASDLKIPHQINSIQSLFQIFFTNHPVRDYSSVILSDHKRFNDFFSSLLKNGLFIAPSQFEVSFLSSAHTQSDMNIATTAHEAALRNLS, from the coding sequence ATGTCTAAATCAAGAAAACTATTTGAGAAAGCCAAACAAGTTATTCCTTCAGGTGTAAATAGTCCAGTTAGATATTTTGAACCATATCCATTCTTCGTCAAACGTGCACACCGAGGAAACCTTTGGGATGTAGACGGCAACAAATATGTTGATTTTTGTAATAGCTACGGAGCTTTACTCTTAGGCCATGGTAGAACTGAAATTATGTCTGCTGTGGGCAGACAATTGAAAAATGGTACAATGTTTGGTGCCCCTACAGATATGGAAACAAACCTTGCAACTCTAATTAAACAACGATTTCCATCAATGGAAAAGATACGACTTGTAAACACCGGTGGTGAGGCTACCATGACTGCCATTCGTCTTGCAAGAGGATATACCCAAAAATCTAAAATTATAAAATTTGAAGGATGCTATCATGGTGCCCATGATTCTGTTTTGGTAAAATCTGGTTCTGGTCATGCAAATATTGGAATTCCAGTATCACTTGGAGTTCCTAATGACACTGCGAAAAACACCCTAGTTGTACCATACAATGATGTTGAGCAATTGGAGAAAATTATCAAAAAAAATGATGATATTGCATGTGTGATAATTGAACCGATTCTTGCAAATATGGGTTTGATTCTTCCTGAGAAAAACTTTCTAAATATGGTACGTAAAATAACTCGAGATAATGGTATCATACTAATCTTTGATGAAATTATAACTGGATTTAGAGTGTCTTTTGGTGGAGCACAGCAATTATTCAACATAAAACCTGATCTTACAACACTTGGTAAGGCGTTAGGTAACGGATTTGCAATATCTGCTGTTGGTGGAAAGCGTGCAATCATGGATATGTTGGCCCCATCTGGTAAAGTGTATGAGGCAAGTACATTCGCTGGAAACCCTGTATCTGTATCTGCGGCAATTGCATCTATTGGTATAATGAATAAGATGGGCAATAGACTGTACACTGAACTAAACAAGAAATGCTCTATTTTGTCTCATACTCTGGACGATCTGGCAAGTGATTTGAAGATACCACATCAAATAAATTCTATACAATCCTTATTTCAGATTTTTTTCACAAATCATCCAGTGCGAGACTATTCTAGCGTTATACTATCAGATCATAAACGATTCAATGACTTTTTTTCATCACTTTTAAAAAATGGACTTTTTATTGCCCCTTCACAATTTGAGGTATCATTCTTGTCATCTGCACACACACAGTCAGACATGAATATTGCAACGACTGCGCATGAGGCTGCTCTGAGAAATTTGTCATGA
- the hemC gene encoding hydroxymethylbilane synthase, which translates to MTSFLVGTRGSQLSLAQTNSTLGQLKSVNSNVEFEIKTIKTSGDSDAKPLFAMNQRGIFEKEIDNQVLNGTIDFAIHSMKDVPSQIDSELFIACVPIREAANDVLISTNGVTLDDIPSNSIIGTSSLRRAVQILRKRPDVQVKPIRGNIETRIGKVSGDYSAVVLAQAGITRLNLDVTYTPLDITTFVPSSGQGALALICRKDNDEISDILHTIEDHNTRCAIDAERSFSESVDSGCRFPVGVYAQVNGSTLNIHTAVFSADGKDLIQDNMSGDPSMSYEIGKKLGDRVVEMGADKFAIGWRRRLKNGTTIGKVYLVGAGPGDSKLLTLYAAELIKTVDVVLYDRLVNPDIIDMIPDTTEKFYVGRFVGDDTTHQDDTNHTMLKHANSGKSVLRLKGGDPIIFGRGGEEAEYLKDNGIPFEIIPGITSGIGAATYSGIPLTHRKYASSVVFVTGHEDPNKGAEAVKWKNLANSVDTIVIMMGLSRIANICSNLAQGGLPMDTPVAVIQDGTTNNHKMITGTINDIATKCVESKFKAPCIIIVGKVVNLSSVIGWRHDS; encoded by the coding sequence ATGACTAGTTTTCTTGTAGGAACACGCGGCAGCCAATTGTCTTTAGCACAAACAAATTCTACACTTGGACAACTGAAATCTGTAAACTCTAATGTTGAATTTGAGATTAAAACAATCAAGACTAGTGGGGATTCAGACGCAAAACCATTATTTGCTATGAATCAGAGGGGAATATTTGAAAAAGAGATTGACAATCAAGTGTTGAACGGTACGATAGACTTTGCAATACATAGTATGAAAGATGTTCCATCACAAATAGACTCTGAATTATTCATTGCATGTGTGCCTATTAGAGAGGCGGCAAATGATGTATTGATCTCTACAAATGGTGTCACCCTTGATGATATTCCGTCCAACTCTATTATTGGTACTAGTAGTCTACGTAGAGCAGTACAAATTTTACGCAAACGCCCCGACGTGCAAGTCAAGCCTATACGTGGAAATATAGAGACACGCATCGGCAAAGTATCTGGGGATTATTCTGCTGTGGTTTTGGCTCAGGCAGGAATTACTAGATTAAATCTTGATGTGACATACACTCCCCTTGATATTACTACTTTTGTTCCATCATCTGGTCAAGGCGCTCTTGCATTAATTTGCAGAAAAGACAATGATGAAATATCTGACATTTTACATACAATCGAGGATCATAACACTAGGTGTGCCATTGATGCTGAGCGCTCATTCTCTGAATCTGTAGACTCTGGTTGCAGATTTCCTGTAGGCGTGTATGCTCAAGTGAATGGCTCTACATTGAATATTCATACTGCTGTTTTTTCTGCTGATGGCAAAGATCTAATACAGGACAACATGTCCGGTGATCCTAGTATGTCTTATGAAATTGGTAAGAAATTAGGTGATAGAGTTGTTGAAATGGGAGCAGATAAATTTGCAATAGGTTGGAGAAGGAGGTTGAAAAATGGAACAACAATAGGTAAGGTGTATCTTGTAGGTGCAGGTCCTGGAGATTCTAAACTATTAACACTCTATGCTGCAGAATTAATCAAGACCGTAGATGTAGTTTTGTATGATAGATTGGTCAATCCTGATATTATTGACATGATCCCTGACACCACTGAAAAATTCTATGTGGGAAGATTTGTCGGTGATGACACCACACATCAAGATGATACTAATCATACCATGCTAAAACATGCCAATTCTGGTAAATCTGTTCTACGTCTAAAGGGTGGTGATCCTATAATATTTGGTCGCGGTGGTGAGGAGGCAGAATATCTCAAGGATAATGGTATCCCATTTGAAATCATTCCTGGTATTACATCTGGTATTGGCGCAGCTACATATTCTGGTATTCCACTAACTCATAGAAAATATGCCTCCTCTGTAGTATTTGTCACTGGACATGAAGATCCAAACAAGGGTGCAGAAGCAGTAAAGTGGAAGAATCTTGCAAACTCTGTAGATACCATTGTAATTATGATGGGATTGTCTAGAATTGCTAATATTTGTAGCAACTTGGCTCAAGGCGGTCTGCCTATGGATACTCCGGTGGCTGTCATACAAGACGGTACCACCAATAATCATAAAATGATAACAGGCACCATTAATGACATCGCTACTAAATGTGTGGAATCTAAATTCAAAGCACCATGTATAATTATTGTTGGCAAAGTAGTAAATCTCTCCTCAGTAATAGGCTGGCGTCATGACTCTTAA
- a CDS encoding uroporphyrinogen-III synthase — translation MTLNDKIIVITRSSQDASAFISTMKQNNAKPIALPTIKLVSKGDEIVAEFIEKIKLVNPDYSIFMSSNAVKILFDTAKSVNLYDKLVLAVANTSVVAVGPKTKEILEDHGIRVKLVPNTYSSVGIGEILTSVGAVGKHAIIPRSGASKPFLKQLLEKIGIHVTEMHMYNPQPVNDTVEWEEFRPLFASDNINGIIYTSASSVRAFFDVMSKEYASDTLVEKFTMIKVVAIGPFTKTELEKKCIPCTVAQVHTISGAMNTLTSMF, via the coding sequence ATGACTCTTAATGATAAAATCATAGTAATAACTAGATCTAGTCAAGACGCATCCGCGTTTATCTCTACCATGAAACAAAATAATGCAAAACCCATCGCTCTTCCTACCATTAAACTTGTAAGCAAGGGTGATGAAATTGTTGCTGAATTTATTGAAAAAATAAAATTAGTAAATCCGGATTATTCTATATTCATGAGTTCTAATGCGGTCAAGATATTATTTGATACTGCAAAATCTGTGAATTTATACGATAAATTAGTCTTGGCAGTAGCTAATACTAGTGTCGTTGCCGTAGGTCCGAAGACCAAAGAAATTCTTGAGGATCACGGAATCCGTGTCAAACTAGTACCCAATACTTATTCTTCTGTGGGTATAGGGGAGATACTAACTAGTGTTGGAGCAGTTGGAAAACATGCAATCATACCAAGAAGCGGTGCGTCAAAACCTTTCTTAAAACAACTTTTGGAAAAAATTGGTATTCATGTAACAGAGATGCACATGTATAATCCACAACCAGTAAATGATACTGTTGAGTGGGAAGAGTTCAGACCTCTGTTTGCGTCCGATAACATTAATGGAATTATATACACTAGTGCCTCTTCGGTAAGGGCATTCTTTGATGTAATGTCAAAAGAGTATGCGTCAGATACTCTTGTTGAAAAATTTACAATGATCAAAGTGGTGGCCATTGGACCATTCACTAAAACCGAACTTGAAAAGAAGTGTATTCCATGTACCGTGGCACAAGTTCATACTATTTCTGGTGCTATGAATACCTTGACTAGCATGTTTTAG
- the sufB gene encoding Fe-S cluster assembly protein SufB has protein sequence MSTKDLNMDYSKYDFKDSTEMYVHLSKKGLSKDTVIEISKMKEEPEWMLDFRLRSYDSFMKRPMPEWGGDLNQIDFQNIYYYAKASEKTEKDWNDVPNDVKKTFEKLGIPEAEKKFLAGVGAQYESEVVYHSLREDLAKQGVIFLDTDTALKEHPELFRKYFAKIIPPEDNKFAALNSAVWSGGSFIYVPPGVKIDMPLQAYFRINAENIGQFERTLIIIDEGAECHYIEGCTAPVYSSESLHSAVVELVAHKDAKLRYTTIQNWSNDVYNLVTKRAYAYEGATVEWIDGNIGSKLTMKYPGIYLMGQRAYGETLSVAFAGKNQHQDTGAKMVHLAPNTTSKVTSKSVSKLNGRSTYRGLLRVAKGATGVKSTIRCDALLLDDTSKTDTYPYMEINQQDATITHEATVGKIGDEQIFYLMTRGFSEEDALTLIVNGFMEPFTKELPMEYAVESN, from the coding sequence ATGAGTACAAAAGACCTAAACATGGATTATTCCAAATATGATTTTAAAGACTCTACAGAAATGTATGTACATCTTAGCAAGAAGGGTCTTAGTAAAGATACGGTCATTGAGATTAGTAAGATGAAAGAAGAGCCTGAATGGATGCTAGACTTTAGATTGCGTTCTTATGATTCCTTTATGAAACGACCTATGCCAGAATGGGGTGGAGATTTGAATCAAATTGATTTTCAAAATATTTACTACTATGCAAAAGCATCTGAAAAAACTGAAAAAGATTGGAATGATGTCCCTAATGATGTGAAAAAAACTTTTGAGAAACTAGGTATTCCAGAAGCTGAAAAGAAATTCCTTGCCGGTGTGGGAGCACAGTATGAATCTGAAGTAGTTTATCATAGTCTTCGTGAAGATTTAGCAAAACAAGGTGTGATCTTTTTAGATACTGATACTGCACTCAAAGAACATCCTGAATTATTTAGAAAATATTTTGCTAAAATTATACCTCCTGAAGATAACAAATTTGCAGCATTGAATAGCGCAGTGTGGAGTGGTGGTTCATTCATCTATGTCCCACCAGGAGTCAAAATAGACATGCCACTTCAAGCATACTTTAGAATTAATGCTGAAAACATTGGCCAATTTGAGAGAACATTAATTATAATTGATGAGGGCGCAGAATGTCACTATATTGAAGGCTGTACAGCACCTGTATATTCATCCGAGTCTTTGCATTCTGCTGTAGTGGAACTAGTAGCACACAAAGATGCCAAACTTCGTTATACCACTATACAAAATTGGAGTAATGATGTGTATAATTTGGTCACTAAACGTGCTTATGCCTATGAAGGCGCTACTGTAGAGTGGATTGATGGTAATATTGGCAGCAAACTTACTATGAAATACCCTGGCATCTATCTTATGGGTCAAAGAGCATATGGTGAGACTCTGTCTGTTGCATTTGCAGGCAAAAATCAACATCAAGATACTGGAGCTAAAATGGTACACTTGGCACCAAATACAACATCCAAAGTGACCTCTAAATCTGTAAGCAAACTGAATGGTCGCTCTACATATCGTGGGCTATTACGGGTTGCAAAAGGGGCAACTGGTGTAAAATCTACGATACGTTGTGATGCTCTATTACTAGATGATACCTCAAAGACTGACACTTACCCATACATGGAGATTAATCAACAAGATGCTACCATTACTCACGAGGCAACTGTGGGGAAAATTGGGGATGAGCAAATCTTTTACTTGATGACCAGAGGATTTTCTGAGGAAGATGCCCTAACATTAATTGTGAATGGGTTCATGGAACCGTTTACCAAAGAACTTCCAATGGAATACGCCGTAGAGTCGAATTGA
- the sufD gene encoding Fe-S cluster assembly protein SufD translates to MKELENSNHIVQIGTNIVRSKLDSSLKDKGVIISSLNDVMSTKSNLLQTILNSENSSEDKFTALNNAAFNTGIFIHIPKNVQIDESIFILSCMSSDELSSISKNVINVDNSSSARVVQELYSPTNTAQQSYLEMLHVNVGAAAKLDSTTLQMMDKSSVNFSTRHTRIHQDGLVNWYLGLFGSILSRYRTNYHLIEPGANANDSEVVFGDGKQCFDMQTVMNHSSPHTDGKVIEKSILRNKSRSLFKGMIRINENATKSNSYLSGRSILLDSEAKSDSIPGLEILTNDVKATHAASVAQIDEEQIFYLATRCLDKATAEKTIVEGFLEPLSRKMSYQVRAWIAYLIDSKWEGKELLINDDKELRKFIEIEETRYDEDTEIDQHYKYR, encoded by the coding sequence ATGAAAGAATTGGAAAATTCAAATCATATTGTTCAAATTGGAACTAATATTGTACGATCAAAACTTGATTCATCACTGAAAGATAAAGGTGTAATCATATCTTCTCTTAATGATGTCATGTCCACTAAATCTAATCTACTACAAACCATATTAAATTCTGAGAATTCGTCTGAGGATAAATTTACAGCACTCAATAATGCTGCATTTAACACTGGAATCTTTATTCACATACCAAAAAATGTTCAAATAGATGAATCTATTTTTATTCTAAGTTGTATGTCTTCAGATGAATTGTCTTCTATATCTAAGAATGTAATTAATGTAGATAATTCTTCTAGTGCAAGGGTTGTTCAGGAGTTATACTCTCCTACAAATACTGCTCAACAGTCTTATCTTGAAATGCTACACGTGAATGTGGGTGCTGCTGCCAAACTTGATTCTACTACCCTACAAATGATGGATAAAAGTTCAGTAAATTTTTCTACTCGTCATACTAGAATACATCAAGACGGTCTTGTAAATTGGTATTTGGGGTTATTCGGATCAATTTTATCAAGATATAGAACAAATTATCACCTTATTGAACCAGGGGCAAATGCGAATGATTCAGAGGTAGTATTTGGAGATGGCAAACAGTGTTTTGATATGCAAACCGTTATGAATCATTCTAGTCCTCATACAGATGGAAAAGTGATTGAAAAATCCATTTTACGTAATAAATCTAGATCTCTCTTTAAAGGTATGATTCGAATAAATGAAAATGCGACAAAATCAAATTCGTATCTGTCTGGTAGAAGTATTCTACTTGACAGTGAAGCGAAATCTGATTCCATTCCGGGTCTTGAAATACTTACTAATGATGTCAAAGCCACACACGCCGCATCCGTAGCTCAGATTGATGAAGAACAGATATTCTATCTTGCAACTAGGTGTCTTGATAAAGCAACTGCAGAGAAGACCATTGTTGAAGGATTTTTAGAACCACTGTCTAGAAAAATGTCTTATCAGGTAAGGGCATGGATTGCATATTTGATTGACTCTAAATGGGAGGGCAAAGAATTGTTGATAAATGATGATAAGGAACTTCGTAAATTCATTGAAATTGAAGAGACTAGATATGATGAAGATACAGAGATTGATCAACACTACAAGTATCGATAG
- a CDS encoding cysteine desulfurase translates to MNDIALDNIRKDFPILERRVGNDNKLLVYLDNASTTQKPQQVIDSITNYYQTYNSNIHRAVYSIAEEATAAYESVRDKIASFLNISDRQEIIFVRGTTEGINLVAYAWGRKHIQKNDIIITTEYEHHSNIVPWQILAQEKGATLEYIDINDDGQLELDKLDTLLATGRVKLVAFSFMSNVLGTISDAETIISKCKSAGSLVLVDGAQAVPHMTIDIDSLGADFFTFSAHKMLGPTGIGVLHVRKQILETMDPFHGGGDMIREVHKQNTTWNDLPYKFEAGTPNIADVIGFGTAIDYLNKIGMSNVREHEIQLTKYTLDKMAEIKHLHVYGTQDISKHGGVVSFNFGDVHPHDVAQIMDTEGIAIRSGHHCAQVLMEKLDVTATSRASFYIYNTTDEIDVLINALNKVAVIFKL, encoded by the coding sequence ATGAACGATATCGCACTTGATAATATTCGTAAAGACTTTCCAATCTTGGAACGACGCGTAGGTAATGACAACAAACTACTTGTTTATCTTGATAATGCCTCCACCACTCAAAAACCTCAACAAGTAATTGATAGTATTACTAATTATTATCAAACATACAACTCAAATATTCATCGTGCTGTGTATTCTATTGCAGAAGAGGCGACAGCAGCGTATGAATCTGTTCGTGATAAAATCGCAAGCTTTCTAAATATATCTGATCGTCAAGAAATTATTTTTGTACGAGGTACCACTGAAGGAATTAATCTTGTAGCATATGCATGGGGGCGTAAACACATACAAAAAAATGATATTATAATTACTACTGAATATGAACATCATAGTAATATTGTTCCCTGGCAGATATTAGCACAAGAAAAAGGTGCTACATTAGAGTATATTGATATTAATGATGATGGTCAATTGGAATTGGACAAACTAGATACACTTCTTGCAACTGGACGTGTTAAATTGGTCGCATTCAGCTTTATGTCAAATGTTTTAGGAACAATAAGTGATGCAGAGACGATAATTAGTAAATGTAAATCTGCCGGTTCCCTTGTACTTGTTGATGGAGCACAAGCAGTACCACACATGACTATAGATATTGATTCATTGGGTGCTGATTTTTTCACATTTTCTGCGCACAAGATGCTCGGTCCAACCGGAATAGGTGTGTTACATGTACGTAAACAAATTTTGGAAACTATGGATCCATTCCATGGTGGTGGTGATATGATACGTGAGGTGCACAAGCAAAACACCACGTGGAATGATTTACCATACAAGTTTGAGGCGGGAACTCCAAATATTGCTGATGTAATAGGTTTCGGCACTGCTATAGACTATTTGAATAAAATTGGCATGTCTAATGTTCGAGAACATGAAATCCAACTTACAAAATATACCCTAGATAAAATGGCTGAAATTAAACATCTTCATGTCTATGGGACACAAGATATATCAAAACATGGTGGTGTTGTATCATTTAATTTTGGAGATGTACATCCACATGATGTTGCACAAATAATGGATACTGAAGGAATTGCTATTAGATCTGGTCATCACTGTGCTCAAGTTTTGATGGAAAAATTAGATGTAACTGCAACATCAAGGGCTAGTTTTTATATTTATAATACTACTGATGAAATTGATGTGCTGATTAATGCTCTAAATAAGGTTGCAGTGATATTCAAGTTATGA
- a CDS encoding iron-sulfur cluster assembly scaffold protein: protein MSGTDIYHEMIIDYSRNPLNFGKIENPDVTYHDSNPLCGDSIDIDMKFDKDTVSDITFHGKGCAICMACSSVLTDMVKGKKIDFVKKLAKDDILSELGLEHLQAVRIKCALLSLKVLKYALYTHLVKDTTNVDTLKQEASSLY, encoded by the coding sequence ATGAGTGGAACTGATATTTATCATGAAATGATTATAGATTATTCTAGAAATCCATTAAATTTTGGTAAAATAGAAAATCCCGATGTTACTTATCATGATAGTAATCCCTTGTGTGGGGATAGTATTGACATTGATATGAAATTTGACAAGGATACTGTATCTGATATCACCTTTCATGGCAAAGGCTGTGCGATCTGTATGGCCTGCTCATCTGTCTTGACCGATATGGTAAAGGGCAAAAAGATTGATTTTGTAAAAAAATTAGCCAAAGATGATATCTTGTCTGAATTAGGTTTGGAACATCTACAGGCAGTGCGTATAAAATGTGCTTTGTTATCCCTCAAGGTACTCAAATACGCGCTTTATACTCATCTTGTCAAAGATACTACTAATGTAGATACTTTAAAACAAGAGGCGTCTAGTTTATACTAG
- the pgk gene encoding phosphoglycerate kinase — MKILTIKDFDIEGKTVFLRVDMNCPIDSETMEITGSRRIEEATESILALKGAKIVVASHQGRVGNKDYTGMDKHAKLLEKFLNRKIKYVEDVMSPTAREAIKNLQNNDILLLDNLRLCAEENYEFSPEDATKTILVQRLVNLFDLCVLDSFSTAHRAHPSIIGFSQNLPACAGKIVERETKQLNEIMTITKNPHVIVLGGSKVVDRLEALKQLIKNKRADHILLTGIIGNVFMRAQGRIKSSLGIAREEEVVFMAHKLIGEYPDVFSTPVDVAIEREGKRIDIDVRDLGSNDKILDIGPKTINHYSRIIVGAATVFISGPAGLFEKEKFEFGTRELLQAVANSMATTIVSGGHLSSALKKYKLTDRINHVSTAGGALVLYLTGETLPMIKSLEESAKKYSKD; from the coding sequence TTGAAAATACTGACCATAAAAGATTTTGATATAGAGGGGAAAACAGTATTTTTGAGGGTAGATATGAACTGCCCAATTGACTCAGAGACCATGGAAATAACTGGTTCTAGAAGAATTGAGGAGGCAACAGAGAGCATTCTAGCTCTCAAAGGGGCAAAAATAGTAGTCGCATCACATCAGGGCAGGGTCGGGAATAAAGACTATACCGGAATGGACAAGCACGCAAAACTATTAGAGAAATTTCTAAACAGAAAGATCAAGTATGTGGAAGATGTAATGTCTCCAACTGCAAGAGAGGCAATTAAAAATCTTCAGAATAATGACATTCTTTTACTCGATAATCTTCGATTATGTGCAGAAGAAAATTATGAATTTTCTCCCGAAGATGCAACAAAGACAATACTAGTGCAAAGACTAGTGAATTTATTTGATTTGTGTGTGTTGGATTCATTTTCCACTGCGCACAGAGCCCACCCATCAATAATTGGGTTTTCACAAAATTTACCCGCATGTGCAGGAAAAATTGTGGAGCGTGAAACTAAACAATTGAATGAAATAATGACAATAACAAAAAATCCTCACGTTATTGTGTTAGGAGGATCAAAAGTTGTTGATAGATTAGAGGCTTTAAAACAATTAATTAAAAATAAAAGAGCAGACCATATTTTACTTACAGGAATAATTGGAAATGTGTTTATGCGTGCACAGGGAAGAATAAAATCGTCATTGGGAATAGCGCGTGAAGAAGAAGTAGTATTCATGGCACATAAATTAATAGGAGAATACCCAGATGTTTTCTCAACACCAGTAGATGTAGCAATTGAACGTGAAGGTAAAAGAATAGATATCGATGTGAGAGATTTAGGCTCAAATGATAAAATATTAGATATTGGTCCAAAAACTATTAATCATTATTCACGAATCATAGTAGGGGCCGCAACTGTATTCATTAGTGGTCCAGCAGGTTTATTTGAAAAAGAGAAATTTGAATTTGGAACTAGGGAATTATTACAAGCGGTGGCAAATTCAATGGCCACAACTATTGTAAGTGGAGGACATTTGTCATCTGCACTCAAAAAATACAAGTTGACAGATAGAATAAATCATGTTAGCACAGCAGGTGGGGCATTGGTATTATATTTGACAGGAGAAACGCTACCGATGATAAAATCATTAGAAGAGTCTGCGAAAAAATATTCTAAAGATTAG